Proteins from one Mycobacterium sp. SMC-2 genomic window:
- a CDS encoding GNAT family N-acetyltransferase produces the protein MLMAKPAPSWSLIPGSRQVYRNQARTFGDPVDPDDIEAWKRRVNVEDILVAEDVSDPQNPFLVGTSIIYRAQLTVPGGARLRAAWLTMIAVASTHQGKGVWGHLSAQGLGILIERGYPIICGVPTQTAMYDGFGAGVASYSRTYSVDRRFAKLRTPPGEMRAREVNADEAKRQLPNIYERWCATTIGAVGRDDAWWADHLEDRPTQRGNRTASNYTVHPDGFLTYRVLSKSNHGYRPPLGTVVVEDFCPITDEAHTELLQTLLVLEMFDNVEMDLPVDDPLPLKLTDLRAAQTTGQSDFLWVRINDVPEVLGTRAYGAEIEVALDVTDPLGLAGGRFLLQARDGAGKCAPHEGPADVEIGLADLATIYIGAHSASEIHRAGRITELRPGALRELDAAFRTDRAPYCGTLF, from the coding sequence ATGCTCATGGCAAAACCGGCGCCGAGCTGGTCCCTTATTCCTGGCAGCCGACAGGTTTACCGGAATCAGGCTCGCACTTTCGGGGACCCGGTCGATCCAGACGACATCGAAGCATGGAAGCGACGCGTCAACGTCGAAGACATCCTGGTGGCCGAAGACGTCTCCGATCCGCAAAACCCATTCCTGGTGGGAACCTCGATCATCTACCGCGCGCAGTTGACCGTGCCCGGCGGCGCCAGGTTGCGAGCCGCGTGGCTGACGATGATTGCCGTCGCGTCAACGCATCAGGGCAAGGGAGTGTGGGGTCATCTCAGTGCCCAGGGACTGGGAATCCTGATCGAGCGGGGCTACCCGATCATCTGCGGGGTGCCGACCCAGACGGCAATGTACGACGGCTTCGGAGCCGGCGTGGCGAGTTACAGCCGCACCTACTCGGTCGACCGCCGCTTTGCGAAGCTGCGAACCCCGCCGGGCGAGATGCGGGCCCGCGAGGTCAACGCTGACGAGGCGAAGCGCCAGTTGCCGAACATCTACGAACGATGGTGCGCCACAACGATTGGAGCGGTCGGCCGCGATGACGCTTGGTGGGCCGATCATTTGGAGGACAGGCCGACGCAGCGAGGCAACAGAACTGCGTCGAATTACACGGTTCATCCGGACGGGTTCCTGACATACCGCGTCCTCAGTAAGTCCAATCACGGGTACCGGCCACCGTTGGGCACCGTGGTTGTCGAGGACTTCTGCCCCATCACGGACGAGGCCCACACCGAGCTACTCCAGACGTTGTTGGTCTTGGAGATGTTCGACAACGTCGAAATGGACCTGCCGGTCGACGACCCGCTGCCGCTCAAACTCACCGACCTGCGGGCCGCCCAAACCACCGGCCAGAGCGACTTCCTGTGGGTACGGATCAACGATGTGCCCGAGGTACTGGGCACCCGCGCCTACGGGGCGGAGATCGAGGTCGCACTGGACGTCACCGATCCGCTCGGCCTCGCCGGCGGACGATTCTTGCTCCAGGCCCGCGATGGTGCGGGAAAGTGCGCGCCGCATGAGGGGCCCGCCGACGTCGAAATCGGTCTGGCCGACCTGGCCACGATCTACATCGGAGCGCACAGCGCCTCGGAAATCCACCGAGCGGGCCGGATCACAGAACTGCGGCCGGGCGCGCTACGCGAGTTGGATGCCGCGTTCCGCACCGACCGGGCACCGTACTGCGGGACGCTGTTCTGA